The DNA window ACGCCTTCTCTGTACAGAATACAATCTGATGTGTAGGATACTTAAACTTAACCAGTTCCCAGAAAGCCTCTTTCGAAATTCGTTCAGCCATATAATCCTCAACACTGTCATTCTATTTCTCGCTCATGCCAAAAGGGAGCGAAACATAATTCATGCTATTCTTTCTTTACTTTTTTCTAATTCGTGCAAATATAAAGGATCAATATCAATACACTCGTTTACATTTCTTCCTCCAGCTATATCCCAGGCTAATGTACCATTTAAAACCATACATTTATTCATAAAAATGTGATACGCCTTTATCCGATCAAAAATGCCAGGTGACAGATCCTTTTCTGCATGGCAGCACACAATTTTCCCATCATCGAAATATATATCCACAGTATAATCTTCATACGGTATTACCTGGACCACAGTCGGAATATAATCTAACATTACAGCGCCTCCTTCATATTTAAACCAACGGATTGATTTTGTTTAATGGTTTTCCATCCTTCGCAAGTTCCCAGTTCTGCATTAGTTCATCCTGATGGATCACACACCATGCCAACACAAGCTTCAGTTGTCTTGACGGCAATGCCCCTTGCAAAAC is part of the Lachnospiraceae bacterium KGMB03038 genome and encodes:
- a CDS encoding DUF3990 domain-containing protein; translation: MAERISKEAFWELVKFKYPTHQIVFCTEKALQTIKFEGSYSL
- a CDS encoding DUF2442 domain-containing protein, with the translated sequence MLDYIPTVVQVIPYEDYTVDIYFDDGKIVCCHAEKDLSPGIFDRIKAYHIFMNKCMVLNGTLAWDIAGGRNVNECIDIDPLYLHELEKSKERIA
- a CDS encoding DUF4160 domain-containing protein; the protein is MPEIALFYGIRITMYYDDHNPPHFHVEYNGKKALIDINDACVLQGALPSRQLKLVLAWCVIHQDELMQNWELAKDGKPLNKINPLV